From a region of the Castanea sativa cultivar Marrone di Chiusa Pesio chromosome 10, ASM4071231v1 genome:
- the LOC142613141 gene encoding RGG repeats nuclear RNA binding protein A-like, translating into MASVNPFDLLGDDDNDDPSQLLAAQEHKLGPLAAKKPQAQPAAQPAKPAKLPSKPLPPAQAVREGKNEVGRGGGRGGGRGYGRGRGVGGFTRDSVNNENTFGNNNGFSGGGYRPTEEGDAGKPSERRGSGGPRGPFRGGRRGGFSNGEDAEGERPRRTHERRSGTGRGSELKREGSGRGNWGTPTDEIAPDAEEPVTENERNVGAEKQLGGEDNVGDASKENPVNEPEEKEPEDKEMTLEEYEKVVEEKRKALLTLKTEERKVDVDKEFQSMQPLSTKKSNDEIFIKLGSEKDKRKEAADKEEKAKKSVSINEFLKPAEGERFYNPGGRRGRGRGSRGGFGGSNRSFNAEAPAIEDQQQFPSLGGK; encoded by the exons ATGGCAAGCGTGAACCCATTTGATCTCTTGGGCGATGACGATAACGATGACCCGAGCCAGCTCCTCGCGGCTCAGGAGCATAAGCTCGGCCCTCTTGCTGCCAAGAAACCCCAAGCTCAACCAGCGGCTCAGCCAGCTAAGCCAGCCAAGCTTCCATCCAAGCCTCTTCCTCCTGCACAAGCTG TGAGGGAGGGAAAGAATGAAGTGGGGCGTGGAGGGGGCCGTGGCGGTGGACGCGGGTATGGACGTGGACGTGGTGTGGGTGGATTTACTCGAGATTCAGTTAACAATGAGAATACCTTTGGCAACAACAATGGATTCTCTGGTGGGGGGTACAGGCCAACTGAAGAGGGAGATGCAGGGAAGCCATCTGAGAGGCGTGGCTCTGGTGGACCTCGTGGTCCCTTCCGAGGTGGTCGTCGTGGTGGTTTTAGCAATGGAGAGGATGCTGAAGGGGAACGTCCACGTAGGACACATGAACGCCGCAGTGGGACTGGACGTGG GAGTGAGCTTAAACGTGAAGGATCTGGTCGTGGTAATTGGGGAACTCCAACTGATGAAATTGCTCC GGATGCTGAGGAGCCTGTAACTGAAAATGAGAGGAATGTTGGTGCTGAGAAGCAGTTGGGAGGAGAGGACAATGTTGGTGATGCTAGCAAAGAGAATCCCGTTAATGAACCGGAAGAGAAGGAGCCTGAGGATAAG GAGATGACTTTAGAAGAGTATGAGAAGGTAGttgaagagaagaggaaggcTCTGCTTACACTAAAGACTGAGGAAAGGAAGGTTGATGTGGACAAAGAATTTCAGTCCATGCAGCCCCTTTCAACTAAGAAGAGCAATGATGAAATCTTTATCAAACTG GGTTCTGAGAAGGACAAGCGTAAAGAAGCAGCTGACAAAGAAGAGAAAGCAAAGAAG TCTGTTAGCATAAATGAGTTTCTAAAGCCTGCTGAAGGGGAGAGGTTTTATAACCCTGGTGGTCGTCGAGGTCGTGGCCGTGGTTCAAGAGGAGGATTTGGTGGAAGCAACAGGAGCTTCAATGCAGAAGCTCCTGCCATTGAAGATCAGCAGCAGTTCCCCTCCTTGGGTGGTAAATGA